A stretch of the Streptomyces ortus genome encodes the following:
- a CDS encoding serine/threonine-protein kinase codes for MTPEQPADPLKTRLERVPPSSAPPEEALRTRLEARHTPDPPPPDEVLTVLPKQLAARFRLLSELPAQGAEANLLLVADEHGRHLVAKIYRHAGRQASREVWAKLPQLDNPYIVRTLETGEAGQRDYEIMEYVHGGTLAEVVENRATDALPAMVTETVRQIAGALGALHDVGIIHQDLKPENVLVRSRSPLDLALSDFGVSRVLDRTRAAAGAAGTLAYLAPELLLSSGGQTSRARDWWALGMMARELLLGQRPFADMVKPAIDAAVMLRGIDLDGVSDPRLRMLCAGLLTRDPEDRWGASQVASWLAGDSPPVSYTAPPAVSPRTRRALPLVLRSVRYSKPEDLVTALTEPDVWNAAARSYFTDMGPAHQPSEGWRALRKWLRQFDEPDEYDVETLQDLIDHQLNDPALGPDARLVRLVHVLAPQTPAMCRGLRVDRENLLAIARHAVAARSPADENVRFVEALWQQNLLTELAEYPASSGLRRIDEAWRTAQALSDETFGRLWPLLPPPAQQALSVPPDARTVIAPQLCLVLGAHEDGISMWQQLDQVSARTGNVPWFRLARHQAGGGPAALTALRRLVPAALAEAEQTARRTAAAQAAQRAQLARWQHMEAERMSPGALMTATTRAVGPFVGYAGGMLLVARLGTSYPALRDLAVSSLVIGLILLSVHIMVEITLARHIGGPYAHGYTLFSQAGGAFSRAGRPRGAGFGCLIVMLSCAALSFPAIIYALLLVLHLRSVPRRRALWNNQHAAAYARVVTQR; via the coding sequence ATGACGCCCGAGCAGCCGGCCGACCCGCTGAAGACCCGGCTGGAACGGGTCCCACCCTCATCGGCACCCCCTGAAGAGGCCCTCCGCACCCGGCTGGAAGCACGGCACACCCCGGACCCGCCACCCCCGGACGAGGTACTGACCGTCCTCCCGAAGCAACTGGCGGCCCGCTTCCGGCTCCTGAGCGAGCTTCCCGCCCAGGGCGCGGAGGCCAACCTGCTGCTCGTCGCCGACGAACACGGCCGCCACCTCGTCGCGAAGATCTACCGGCACGCCGGCCGTCAGGCATCACGCGAGGTATGGGCCAAACTCCCGCAGCTGGACAATCCGTACATCGTCAGGACCCTGGAGACCGGGGAGGCCGGACAACGGGACTACGAGATCATGGAGTACGTCCACGGCGGCACCCTCGCCGAGGTGGTGGAGAACCGGGCGACCGACGCACTCCCGGCGATGGTCACCGAGACGGTACGACAGATCGCCGGGGCTCTCGGCGCGCTGCACGACGTCGGGATCATCCACCAGGACCTCAAACCCGAGAACGTCCTGGTGCGTTCCCGCAGCCCCCTCGACCTCGCTCTCTCCGACTTCGGTGTGAGCCGTGTACTGGACAGGACCCGGGCGGCTGCGGGCGCCGCCGGCACCCTCGCCTACCTGGCACCCGAGTTGCTGCTGAGCAGCGGCGGCCAGACCTCACGCGCCCGCGACTGGTGGGCGCTGGGCATGATGGCCCGCGAACTCCTCCTCGGACAGCGGCCCTTCGCCGACATGGTGAAGCCGGCCATCGACGCCGCTGTCATGCTGCGCGGCATCGACCTCGACGGAGTGAGCGATCCCCGCCTGCGGATGCTGTGCGCGGGCCTGCTCACCCGGGACCCCGAAGACCGGTGGGGCGCCTCCCAGGTGGCGAGCTGGCTGGCCGGCGACAGCCCGCCGGTCAGCTACACCGCACCGCCCGCCGTATCCCCCCGGACCAGGAGAGCGCTGCCCCTGGTACTGCGCTCCGTCCGGTATTCGAAACCGGAGGATCTCGTCACCGCCCTCACCGAGCCGGACGTGTGGAACGCCGCAGCCCGCAGCTACTTCACCGACATGGGACCCGCCCACCAGCCGTCCGAAGGATGGCGCGCTCTGCGTAAATGGCTCCGGCAGTTCGACGAGCCGGACGAGTACGACGTCGAAACCCTGCAGGACCTCATCGACCATCAGCTCAACGATCCGGCGCTCGGGCCCGACGCGCGGCTCGTACGCCTGGTCCACGTACTTGCCCCGCAGACCCCGGCCATGTGCCGCGGACTGCGCGTCGACCGCGAGAACCTGCTCGCGATCGCCCGGCACGCCGTCGCGGCGCGGAGCCCCGCCGACGAGAACGTCCGGTTCGTCGAAGCCCTCTGGCAGCAGAACCTGTTGACGGAACTGGCCGAGTACCCGGCCTCCTCGGGGCTGCGCCGGATCGACGAGGCCTGGCGCACGGCCCAGGCTCTCAGCGACGAGACCTTCGGCCGACTGTGGCCGCTGCTCCCGCCCCCCGCCCAGCAGGCCCTCTCCGTGCCGCCCGACGCCCGTACGGTGATCGCGCCCCAGCTGTGTCTCGTCCTCGGTGCCCACGAGGACGGCATCAGCATGTGGCAGCAGCTCGACCAGGTGTCCGCACGGACCGGCAACGTCCCCTGGTTCCGGCTGGCCCGCCACCAGGCCGGCGGCGGCCCTGCGGCCCTCACCGCACTGCGACGGCTGGTCCCGGCGGCCTTGGCCGAGGCCGAGCAGACCGCGCGCCGGACGGCGGCGGCCCAGGCCGCCCAGCGCGCACAGCTGGCGCGCTGGCAGCACATGGAGGCGGAGCGCATGTCACCCGGAGCTCTGATGACGGCCACCACCCGCGCCGTCGGACCGTTCGTGGGCTACGCGGGGGGCATGCTGCTGGTCGCCCGGCTCGGCACCTCGTACCCGGCCCTCCGGGATCTGGCGGTCTCCAGCCTGGTCATCGGACTGATTCTGCTGAGTGTCCACATCATGGTGGAGATCACGCTCGCCCGGCACATCGGCGGCCCGTACGCGCACGGGTACACCCTGTTCAGCCAGGCCGGCGGAGCGTTCAGCAGAGCCGGCCGGCCCCGGGGCGCCGGGTTCGGCTGCCTGATCGTCATGCTCTCGTGTGCCGCCCTGTCCTTTCCCGCCATCATCTACGCGCTCCTGCTGGTCCTTCATCTGCGGTCGGTCCCACGCAGGCGGGCACTCTGGAACAACCAGCACGCCGCCGCCTACGCGAGGGTGGTGACCCAGCGATGA
- a CDS encoding DUF6338 family protein, whose protein sequence is MDSFEALLATLLGVVPGALYTWELEKQAGAWGVNLSDRVLRFLGVSVLFHLALAPLTWWLAQQGRHGPLRPDTSPWLLWPVIAIYALVPAALGHAVGVAARRRRPWTRWLTGPAPAPRAWDQVFSHQGSMWLRIRLKDPGGGDNGWFAGAFAPARRGPHSYASGFPHDQDIYLAETVEVDPASGRIRLVDGRPKFRGVGVLMRWEEIAYAEVMSVEGE, encoded by the coding sequence ATGGACTCGTTCGAGGCGCTGCTCGCCACTCTGCTCGGCGTGGTGCCCGGGGCGCTGTACACCTGGGAGCTGGAGAAGCAGGCGGGTGCCTGGGGAGTGAACCTGTCGGACCGGGTGCTGCGCTTCCTGGGCGTGTCGGTGCTGTTCCACCTCGCGCTCGCCCCGCTGACATGGTGGCTGGCGCAGCAGGGCCGGCACGGGCCCCTGCGGCCGGACACCTCCCCCTGGCTGCTGTGGCCGGTCATCGCCATCTACGCGCTGGTGCCGGCCGCGCTCGGGCACGCGGTCGGTGTCGCGGCCCGGCGCCGACGCCCCTGGACCCGGTGGCTGACCGGCCCGGCACCGGCTCCACGGGCCTGGGACCAGGTGTTCTCCCACCAGGGCAGCATGTGGCTCCGCATCCGGCTCAAGGATCCAGGCGGCGGGGACAACGGATGGTTCGCCGGAGCCTTCGCCCCGGCCCGCCGGGGCCCGCACTCGTACGCGTCCGGCTTCCCGCACGACCAGGACATCTACCTCGCGGAGACCGTGGAGGTGGATCCGGCGTCGGGGCGTATCCGGCTGGTGGACGGCCGGCCGAAGTTCCGTGGCGTCGGCGTGCTGATGCGGTGGGAGGAAATCGCCTACGCCGAGGTCATGTCCGTCGAGGGGGAGTAG
- a CDS encoding alpha amylase C-terminal domain-containing protein, producing the protein MIAFHRYAHGTPRDSTIVLANFGNRSYQDYTVGLPRRGTWRVRFNSD; encoded by the coding sequence GTGATCGCCTTCCACCGCTACGCCCACGGCACCCCCCGTGACAGCACGATCGTTCTCGCCAACTTCGGCAACCGCTCCTACCAGGACTACACCGTGGGTCTCCCTCGCCGGGGCACGTGGCGGGTCCGCTTCAACAGCGACTAG
- a CDS encoding AAA family ATPase, with the protein MTLGSDLPAVTKNAGPGDLTAVDATADAYGGRHVPAWLRETGTCFLTNPQLVLYGNIRDNYLVPHEGSWRLLDVREALWWLMKPLGYRFLLVVDPVDGLHVLPGNDEEVRESVAALTSVALGNGRPLSLDALLGVLRAVTTGRDTKAGVMVDYASRLVRDVRQLSPEEHYFYAACEKLSHTSKQLRDRRDREAAPRYNPVLWVANNDRDIPAWFTADSMAVRRIAIPLPDLGDRKVAAEVLSRGISSHLPTGTADDDIAYRFAEQTESLTVRSMMEIIRLVRTHEGAVDSIEAAARCYRVGISDNPWSKPFLRERLTTAAERIRERVRGQDEAIEQSVDIIIRSVMGLSGAQAASNASRPRGVLFFAGPTGVGKTELAKSLTELIFGDERAYIRFDMTEFSAEHSAARLIGAPPGYIGHDAGGELTNSVRERPFSLILFDEIEKAHPRILDKFLQILDDGRLTDSTGSTVYFSEAVLVFTSNLGMSVLDERGMQVHNVSPDNTRDELVGLISAAVRKHIAEELDRPELLNRLGDNIVVFNFIGRDAAREIFDLLLQRILDLVEKERKVTLTIAPEARETLLGVATADITFGGRGIGSILETALINPLARALFAQGHHPVSEQRITGVTHEATGWKVTLR; encoded by the coding sequence ATGACCCTCGGCTCCGACCTGCCCGCCGTGACCAAGAACGCGGGCCCGGGAGACCTCACCGCAGTGGACGCCACGGCCGACGCGTACGGCGGCCGTCATGTTCCGGCGTGGCTGCGCGAGACCGGTACCTGTTTCCTGACCAATCCCCAGCTGGTGCTCTACGGCAACATCCGCGACAACTACCTGGTTCCGCACGAGGGTTCATGGCGGCTCCTGGACGTCCGGGAGGCCCTGTGGTGGCTCATGAAGCCACTGGGCTACCGGTTCCTGCTCGTCGTCGACCCCGTCGACGGGCTGCATGTGCTGCCCGGCAACGACGAAGAGGTCAGGGAGAGCGTTGCGGCGCTGACCTCCGTCGCGCTCGGCAACGGCCGACCGCTGAGCCTCGACGCGTTGCTCGGAGTACTGCGCGCGGTGACCACCGGCCGGGACACCAAGGCCGGCGTCATGGTGGACTACGCCTCCCGCCTGGTGCGCGACGTACGCCAGCTCTCACCCGAGGAACACTACTTCTACGCCGCCTGCGAGAAGCTGTCCCACACCTCGAAGCAACTGCGCGACCGGCGCGACCGCGAGGCGGCACCGCGCTACAACCCGGTCCTGTGGGTGGCCAACAACGACCGGGACATCCCCGCGTGGTTCACCGCGGACTCCATGGCCGTACGACGGATCGCCATACCGCTGCCCGACCTCGGCGACCGCAAGGTGGCCGCCGAGGTGCTGTCGCGGGGAATCTCCTCGCACCTGCCCACCGGGACCGCGGACGACGACATCGCCTACCGGTTCGCCGAGCAGACCGAATCCCTGACGGTGCGCAGCATGATGGAGATCATCCGGCTGGTACGCACCCATGAGGGTGCCGTCGACTCGATCGAGGCAGCCGCCCGCTGCTACCGGGTCGGCATCTCCGACAACCCCTGGAGCAAGCCCTTCCTCAGGGAGCGGCTCACCACCGCCGCCGAACGGATCCGGGAGCGCGTCCGCGGACAGGACGAGGCCATCGAGCAGTCCGTCGACATCATCATCCGGTCCGTCATGGGCCTGTCCGGCGCACAGGCGGCCTCGAACGCGTCACGGCCGCGCGGGGTGCTGTTCTTCGCCGGGCCCACCGGCGTCGGGAAGACCGAGCTGGCCAAGTCACTGACCGAGCTCATCTTCGGCGACGAGCGCGCGTACATCCGTTTCGACATGACGGAGTTCTCCGCCGAGCACTCGGCGGCCCGGCTGATCGGCGCGCCCCCCGGATACATCGGGCACGACGCGGGCGGTGAGCTCACCAACTCCGTCCGGGAACGGCCGTTCAGTCTCATCCTCTTCGACGAGATCGAGAAAGCCCATCCGCGGATCCTGGACAAGTTCCTGCAGATCCTCGACGACGGCCGGCTCACCGACAGCACGGGCTCCACCGTCTACTTCTCGGAAGCCGTGCTCGTTTTCACCTCGAACCTCGGGATGTCGGTGCTCGACGAGCGCGGCATGCAGGTGCACAACGTCAGCCCCGACAACACGCGTGACGAACTCGTCGGTCTGATCTCCGCGGCCGTCAGAAAGCACATCGCCGAGGAACTGGACCGCCCGGAGCTGCTGAACCGGCTGGGCGACAACATCGTCGTCTTCAACTTCATCGGCCGGGACGCCGCGCGGGAGATCTTCGACCTGCTGCTCCAGCGCATCCTCGACCTCGTCGAGAAGGAGCGCAAAGTGACGCTGACCATCGCGCCCGAAGCACGGGAGACGCTGCTGGGGGTCGCGACGGCGGACATCACCTTCGGCGGCCGAGGCATCGGTTCCATCCTGGAAACGGCCCTGATCAACCCGCTGGCCCGCGCGCTGTTCGCTCAGGGGCATCATCCGGTGTCCGAGCAGCGCATCACCGGAGTCACCCACGAGGCGACGGGCTGGAAGGTGACCCTGCGATGA
- a CDS encoding CHAT domain-containing protein, with protein MDRAVAADLRALRLAGNALQSRCISLGNLAISLYSRHRCQGDPRDLDAAIEHLRTVLRLLPAGHPEQNTVQGNLALMLAARRTREDLDGAVALWRTGLARERHGSREWAESAGQLAQGLYGLYTMDGEAELLDEALTLLERAVRDLPAGGFGDTLRVNRAVLLATRHQTVRPDPGGLDEAIAALDDFVRRAADATDPEPADMAAAHLAQALTLRYTDRGNPADLSRAAALRKPNDSAHGNYGVPGSDSARGSANSSDIQATVALFEYLTDARQADVDQAIVDQQKALDRCGDDFIRRSPLVVNLALTLAVRHHARRGADRAEGGAPSEVSSADLTRALDLLRENDDENVPAQHRAGAMALSGTLLLERYMTDPGRHAADLTASERQLTDALDHPGLDYRSKLGVTSRLAYCRLAIARHTGDTTSLEAAVDLARHAADGIPAESPLRAGALGCLADVLLARAETTGLASHHREAGELSRQVCRDYADSDRAAVYQAARLWSESAWRRGALDEVVEAGRIAVPLLHDIASLQLGRDDKAVPLRQAEGLASRTAFALVARGESAEAAATLETGRAVMLAETMQREHPDLLRLLASEYQNLSARFRRAAEEMTTLERRLLAGPRDLPMVDGNRETYRLRLRALDDVVRDIRGLPGFGTFLRPPAPADLADAADVCRSALVYLAATDRGGIALVIPAASPGTADRPVRAVHLPELTPDFERQSVTALRDAVAHADPDEGAPADLDEAERRMDELTGRLWESVMAPVIHAVGTGTPTVLIPDGPLGMLPLHAAARPDLRTLTGRRFVIDDIPVAMAPSARTLSVAVARTSRAPVRRLLAVRDPSPSDDIPLPGAAAEIQRVRAALPPGIRVCELHGAEATRQEVQESLAEVEICHFACHAHVYADRPLDGGLSLAHGERLTVRDMFAMPSVTARLAVLSACDSGRVDESLLEEVVGLATGFLQAGFGAVIASLWPLEDAPAAAQMALTYRYWLGEGKPLPAALGSAMAWLRDSTNEEKFAAFPELAFFEPDDSAAADDPKWLATREHSSPLAWAAFTCLGI; from the coding sequence GTGGACCGTGCGGTCGCCGCAGATCTGCGCGCCCTGCGTCTCGCGGGCAACGCCCTTCAGTCCCGTTGCATCTCACTCGGGAATCTCGCGATATCCCTGTATTCACGCCATCGCTGTCAGGGTGATCCGCGTGATCTGGACGCCGCGATCGAGCACCTGCGTACCGTGCTGCGACTCCTTCCGGCCGGCCATCCCGAGCAGAACACCGTGCAGGGGAACCTGGCCCTGATGCTGGCGGCCCGTCGCACGCGCGAGGACCTCGACGGTGCGGTGGCCCTGTGGCGTACCGGACTCGCGCGGGAGCGGCACGGAAGCCGGGAATGGGCTGAATCCGCAGGCCAACTGGCACAAGGCCTCTACGGGTTGTACACGATGGACGGTGAAGCCGAGCTACTGGACGAGGCGTTGACCCTGCTGGAGCGGGCCGTGCGCGACCTGCCCGCCGGTGGTTTCGGTGACACCCTCCGGGTCAACCGTGCGGTGCTGCTCGCCACGCGTCACCAGACCGTACGGCCCGACCCGGGTGGACTCGACGAGGCGATCGCCGCGCTGGACGACTTCGTTCGGCGTGCTGCGGATGCCACGGACCCCGAACCGGCGGACATGGCGGCGGCCCACCTGGCGCAGGCTCTGACGCTTCGCTATACGGACCGGGGAAATCCGGCAGACCTTTCCCGTGCCGCCGCCCTCAGAAAACCGAACGACAGTGCGCACGGCAATTACGGCGTACCGGGTTCCGATTCGGCCAGGGGGTCGGCGAACTCGTCGGACATCCAGGCCACCGTCGCGCTTTTCGAATATCTGACCGACGCACGTCAGGCTGATGTCGACCAGGCAATTGTCGATCAGCAAAAAGCACTCGACCGGTGCGGTGACGATTTCATCAGAAGAAGCCCGCTCGTCGTCAATCTGGCGCTCACGCTGGCCGTCCGCCATCACGCCCGCCGAGGCGCCGACCGCGCGGAGGGAGGCGCGCCCTCCGAGGTCTCCTCCGCCGACCTGACACGCGCCCTGGACCTCCTGCGGGAGAACGACGACGAGAACGTGCCCGCACAGCACCGGGCAGGGGCGATGGCGCTCAGCGGCACGCTGCTCCTGGAGCGCTACATGACGGACCCCGGCCGGCACGCGGCGGATCTGACCGCCTCCGAACGGCAGTTGACGGACGCACTCGACCACCCCGGTCTGGACTACCGGTCCAAACTGGGGGTGACCTCGCGGCTCGCGTACTGCCGCCTCGCGATCGCCCGGCACACGGGCGACACGACGTCGCTGGAGGCGGCGGTCGACCTGGCGCGGCACGCTGCCGACGGCATCCCCGCCGAGTCCCCGCTGAGGGCCGGGGCGCTGGGCTGCCTGGCGGACGTCCTGCTGGCGCGCGCGGAGACGACCGGACTCGCCTCGCACCACCGGGAGGCCGGTGAGCTGTCCCGGCAGGTGTGCCGCGACTACGCGGACTCCGACCGCGCGGCTGTGTACCAGGCCGCGAGGCTGTGGTCCGAGTCGGCCTGGCGGCGTGGGGCGCTGGACGAGGTCGTCGAGGCGGGCCGCATCGCCGTGCCGCTGCTGCACGACATCGCCTCCCTGCAACTGGGCCGGGACGACAAGGCCGTACCTCTGCGCCAGGCCGAAGGACTGGCCTCCCGCACGGCGTTCGCCCTGGTGGCGAGGGGCGAGAGCGCCGAAGCCGCCGCCACCCTTGAGACGGGCCGGGCGGTGATGCTCGCGGAGACGATGCAGCGCGAACACCCAGACCTGCTCAGGCTGCTGGCCAGCGAGTACCAGAACCTGTCGGCCCGCTTCCGCCGGGCCGCCGAGGAGATGACGACTCTCGAACGGCGCCTCCTCGCGGGTCCGCGGGACCTGCCGATGGTGGACGGCAACCGGGAGACGTACCGGCTGCGGCTGCGGGCACTCGACGACGTCGTCCGTGACATCCGCGGACTGCCGGGCTTCGGGACGTTCCTGCGCCCGCCCGCGCCGGCGGACCTCGCCGACGCGGCGGACGTCTGCCGGAGCGCCCTCGTCTATCTGGCGGCCACCGATCGGGGCGGCATCGCCCTGGTGATCCCCGCCGCCTCTCCCGGTACGGCCGACCGGCCGGTGCGCGCCGTGCACCTGCCGGAGCTGACGCCCGACTTCGAGCGGCAGTCGGTGACGGCACTGCGCGACGCCGTCGCACACGCCGACCCGGACGAGGGCGCACCCGCCGATCTGGACGAAGCCGAACGACGCATGGACGAGCTGACCGGCAGGCTGTGGGAGTCGGTGATGGCACCGGTGATCCACGCGGTGGGGACCGGCACACCGACCGTCCTGATACCCGACGGCCCCCTCGGCATGCTTCCGTTGCACGCCGCCGCCCGGCCCGATCTCCGCACACTCACCGGACGCCGCTTCGTCATCGACGACATACCGGTGGCCATGGCCCCCAGCGCCCGCACCCTGAGCGTCGCGGTCGCCCGTACCTCCCGGGCACCGGTGCGCCGACTGCTCGCGGTACGCGACCCCTCGCCGAGCGACGACATCCCCCTGCCGGGCGCCGCGGCCGAGATCCAGCGGGTCCGCGCCGCCCTGCCGCCCGGGATCCGGGTCTGCGAACTCCACGGTGCGGAGGCCACCCGGCAGGAGGTCCAGGAGAGCCTGGCGGAAGTCGAGATATGCCATTTCGCCTGCCACGCCCACGTCTACGCCGACCGCCCGCTCGACGGAGGCCTCAGCCTCGCCCACGGCGAACGGCTCACCGTGCGGGACATGTTCGCGATGCCGTCCGTCACGGCCCGGCTGGCCGTCCTGTCGGCCTGCGACAGCGGCCGGGTGGACGAAAGCCTCCTTGAAGAGGTCGTCGGACTCGCCACGGGATTCCTGCAGGCGGGCTTCGGCGCGGTGATCGCCTCGCTGTGGCCTCTGGAGGACGCCCCCGCGGCGGCGCAGATGGCGCTGACCTACCGGTACTGGCTGGGCGAGGGAAAGCCGCTGCCCGCCGCGCTCGGCAGCGCCATGGCATGGCTTCGGGACAGTACCAACGAGGAGAAGTTCGCGGCATTTCCCGAACTCGCCTTCTTCGAGCCCGACGACTCCGCCGCGGCGGACGACCCCAAGTGGCTGGCCACCAGGGAGCACAGCAGTCCGCTGGCCTGGGCCGCCTTCACCTGCCTGGGGATCTGA
- a CDS encoding cellulose-binding domain-containing protein — translation MPDLPTPQDAAEATLFSECWDAVLSYADLCTGGSADARPLASEAFSLGIREARAEEAGTGGKSFGRRARTPRLPRIPLLLTAVRQTALAWEAQGHGDRLVPELRLWLNSEQAERFTGPPLHRPLALRGLRDMQEPDAALLWLTEVEAMPTAAVARRLGLDPTGVVEELQQVRGVFRDRCHRNHLDTPLSEECRTYARLLDAVTRSPAADMPDDLSRHLARCVECAEAAACLKHSGGGLPSALAGGVIGWGGLAYLERRRRAVESGLSRNAADEADEPAGWTKESGGRARVGRAGLLAVAAGVSLLALVVTLVPFGPGDDGTETAAESAGRQPVGEQVPSFGGLPSGSGPGVVGESTSSTSHPETPKSGTSTGVGPESEKEAQGDSSSSAEQDGAEPNPSEPAVCHARYDLVSEWPDGFQATVTVKSDYALDTWRVGWTFRDGQKMTQMWDGNFDQKGSRVTASAADYNKTVAAGGALAVGFLASRRGENSTPVDFTLNGRSCTHSS, via the coding sequence ATGCCAGACCTGCCGACCCCACAGGACGCCGCCGAGGCAACGTTGTTCTCGGAGTGCTGGGACGCGGTTCTTTCCTACGCCGACCTCTGCACCGGCGGCTCCGCCGACGCACGCCCCCTGGCCTCCGAGGCCTTCTCCCTCGGCATACGCGAAGCGCGTGCCGAGGAGGCCGGGACAGGCGGCAAGAGCTTCGGACGCCGGGCCCGTACGCCCCGGCTGCCCCGCATACCCCTTCTCCTGACCGCCGTACGACAGACGGCCCTCGCCTGGGAGGCCCAGGGCCACGGCGACCGACTCGTACCCGAACTGCGGCTGTGGCTCAACTCCGAGCAGGCCGAACGCTTCACCGGCCCGCCCCTGCACCGGCCGCTGGCCCTGCGCGGACTGCGGGACATGCAGGAGCCGGACGCCGCGCTCCTGTGGCTGACCGAGGTCGAGGCCATGCCCACGGCCGCGGTGGCCCGCCGGCTCGGCCTCGATCCGACGGGCGTCGTCGAGGAACTGCAGCAGGTGCGCGGGGTGTTCCGTGACCGCTGCCACCGCAACCACCTCGACACCCCGCTCTCCGAGGAGTGCCGCACCTACGCCCGACTGCTCGACGCGGTCACCCGCTCGCCCGCCGCCGACATGCCGGACGACCTGTCACGGCACCTGGCCCGCTGCGTCGAGTGCGCGGAGGCCGCCGCCTGCCTGAAGCACAGCGGCGGCGGACTGCCCTCAGCACTCGCGGGCGGAGTGATCGGCTGGGGCGGGCTCGCCTACCTCGAACGGCGGCGCAGAGCCGTCGAGTCGGGGCTCAGCCGCAACGCCGCCGACGAGGCGGACGAACCCGCCGGCTGGACGAAGGAGAGCGGCGGCCGGGCCCGCGTCGGACGCGCCGGGCTGCTGGCCGTGGCCGCCGGGGTCTCGCTCCTCGCCCTCGTCGTGACCCTGGTGCCGTTCGGCCCGGGGGACGACGGCACGGAGACCGCCGCGGAGTCGGCGGGCCGGCAGCCCGTGGGGGAGCAGGTCCCCTCGTTCGGCGGCCTCCCGTCCGGGTCCGGCCCCGGCGTGGTGGGCGAGTCGACGTCGTCCACCTCGCACCCGGAGACGCCGAAGTCCGGCACGAGCACCGGCGTGGGCCCCGAGTCGGAGAAGGAGGCCCAGGGCGACTCCTCGTCCTCTGCCGAACAGGACGGCGCCGAGCCCAACCCCAGCGAGCCCGCCGTCTGCCACGCCAGGTACGACCTGGTCAGCGAATGGCCGGACGGCTTCCAGGCCACCGTCACCGTCAAGTCCGACTACGCCCTGGACACCTGGCGCGTCGGCTGGACCTTCCGCGACGGCCAGAAGATGACGCAGATGTGGGACGGCAACTTCGACCAGAAGGGCTCCCGGGTGACGGCGAGCGCCGCCGACTACAACAAGACCGTGGCGGCGGGCGGCGCACTCGCCGTGGGCTTCCTGGCATCCCGCCGCGGCGAAAACTCGACGCCGGTCGACTTCACGCTGAACGGGCGCAGCTGTACGCATTCCAGCTGA
- a CDS encoding alpha-amylase family glycosyl hydrolase: MNDSHAPAPSRLPGMGSVPYGDGTAFRVWAPHARTVCVTGSFSGWALPGAPLRHEGGGYWSADVPGVKPGDEYKYVITAADGDRLWRTDPYASAMTVLNDNSLVTAPDFEWGNTPYRPYRTPGRDELVVYEMHIGTFNDLPSGGPGTFADAVERLPHLAELEVNAIELMPAAEFPGGFSWGYNPSAPLAVETDLGGPRELKALVRAAHELGIAVLFDVDCNHLVTAGLGLWRFDGSASPRTCPRTTGSPSTGPAATITRASSGCTAASSRSAATGPAVRPDCAARASPSTTSTTRTK, translated from the coding sequence ATGAACGATTCGCATGCGCCCGCTCCTTCCCGCCTCCCCGGAATGGGATCCGTGCCGTACGGGGACGGCACGGCCTTCCGGGTCTGGGCACCCCATGCCCGTACCGTCTGCGTCACCGGCTCGTTCAGCGGCTGGGCGCTCCCCGGGGCTCCGCTGCGGCACGAGGGCGGTGGCTACTGGTCGGCGGACGTACCCGGGGTGAAGCCGGGTGACGAGTACAAGTACGTGATCACGGCAGCGGACGGCGACCGGCTGTGGCGCACCGATCCCTACGCTTCCGCGATGACCGTGCTGAACGACAACTCCCTCGTCACCGCACCGGACTTCGAGTGGGGCAACACCCCGTACCGCCCGTACCGCACCCCGGGCCGGGACGAACTCGTCGTCTACGAGATGCACATCGGCACCTTCAACGACCTGCCGAGCGGCGGGCCCGGCACGTTCGCGGATGCCGTCGAGCGCCTTCCGCATCTGGCGGAGCTGGAGGTCAACGCGATCGAGCTCATGCCCGCGGCGGAGTTCCCCGGCGGCTTCTCCTGGGGCTACAACCCGTCCGCCCCGCTCGCGGTCGAGACGGATCTCGGCGGTCCGCGGGAGCTCAAGGCCCTGGTGAGGGCGGCCCACGAGCTGGGCATCGCCGTCCTGTTCGACGTCGACTGCAACCACCTCGTGACGGCCGGCCTCGGTCTGTGGCGCTTCGACGGCTCGGCATCGCCGAGGACATGTCCGAGGACGACGGGATCCCCCTCGACTGGTCCCGCCGCGACCATCACACGGGCATCGTCCGGCTGCACCGCGGCCTCATCGCGCTCCGCCGCAACCGGGCCGGCCGTACGGCCGGACTGCGCGGCCAGGGCGTCACCGTCCACCACGTCAACGACACGGACAAAGTGA